A window from Saccharomyces cerevisiae S288C chromosome XIII, complete sequence encodes these proteins:
- the VTI1 gene encoding v-SNARE protein VTI1 (Golgi membrane protein and Qb class v-SNARE; involved in cis-Golgi membrane traffic; interacts with two t-SNARES, Sed5p and Pep12p; required for multiple vacuolar sorting pathways; human homolog VTI1A can complement the yeast null mutant) encodes MSSLLISYESDFKTTLEQAKASLAEAPSQPLSQRNTTLKHVEQQQDELFDLLDQMDVEVNNSIGDASERATYKAKLREWKKTIQSDIKRPLQSLVDSGDRDRLFGDLNASNIDDDQRQQLLSNHAILQKSGDRLKDASRIANETEGIGSQIMMDLRSQRETLENARQTLFQADSYVDKSIKTLKTMTRRLVANKFISYAIIAVLILLILLVLFSKFK; translated from the coding sequence ATGAGTTCCCTATTAATATCATACGAATCTGACTTCAAAACAACCTTAGAACAAGCCAAAGCGAGCTTAGCAGAGGCCCCCTCACAACCGTTATCACAGAGAAATACTACACTGAAGCACGTAGAACAGCAACAAGATGAGTTGTTTGACCTGCTAGATCAGATGGATGTAGAAGTTAATAACAGCATAGGCGATGCCTCAGAACGTGCTACGTACAAGGCGAAGTTAAGAGAATGGAAGAAGACTATACAGAGCGATATCAAACGACCACTGCAATCCTTAGTAGACTCAGGCGATCGTGATAGACTTTTTGGAGATCTTAACGCATCTAATATTGACGATGACCAAAGGCAACAGTTGTTGAGCAACCATGCAATCTTACAGAAATCGGGAGATAGACTAAAAGATGCCAGTAGAATAGCAAATGAAACTGAAGGAATAGGGTCACAAATAATGATGGATTTAAGGTCACAGAGAGaaactttggaaaatgCAAGACAGACCTTGTTTCAAGCGGATTCATATGTGGATAAAAGTATAAAGACACTAAAAACAATGACTAGAAGGCTAGTTGCTAATAAATTCATAAGCTATGCCATTATCGCAGTCCTTata
- the CIK1 gene encoding Cik1p (Kinesin-associated protein; required for both karyogamy and mitotic spindle organization, interacts stably and specifically with Kar3p and may function to target this kinesin to a specific cellular role; locus encodes a long and short transcript with differing functions; CIK1 has a paralog, VIK1, that arose from the whole genome duplication): MNNSKIPKLSFHSDPNNVTRDFPKTKRQKVQKREMDMILTPNNNKLNILHSSGSGIRRCYTDDTSATYTKKLTFGGDPKIIERVKNNERKVRKDIDSLLNAISEIEKESVRIHARELPAITLELDAKVKACRELQNEIDGLSTEMDLKDNQCDLQRKNVELSSKNIVSMHAVKVQEFENDLEEELSNAKREWTYKLMEVENLKPDERLTDEMRQLKTEFEEVNRKLFILQNENENECKNYKKELDKKFEIFKKVKNDARIELDGEQERLSKVLKDLQDTHGELKENIKTCRDEFNDFEKRIGEAEVNFHSMELAVVPLKKKLASTSQALTQVQEEKKQVEGEANNWKKKYVNELEKVQQELYTRQNLATSIEEIKGYTRCFAYANERQMPDEFHINYVDRCICENSGEKRVQVFDRVVLEEIHKDHKRLYNECIPFLEKYISKLINCSIIVVSQQPTAPMKKTLLKQLIEQYGENYKMTLNILHLDGSIKHSDVGLDNPTEIRDLSQDEECMNILTLDTKLGKDEESHSMNIYIGSMSTVQLNRELDDAPSVLSHILTKTKQCFVFKINAGENIEKALALAGKLKRTITLPQLD; this comes from the coding sequence ATGAATAACTCCAAAATTCCTAAACTTTCCTTTCATAGTGATCCAAACAACGTCACTCGAGACTTTCCAAAGACAAAACGACAGAAGGTTcagaaaagagaaatggATATGATACTAACTCCTAATAACAACAAGCTAAATATATTGCACAGCTCTGGATCTGGTATACGGCGCTGCTACACTGATGACACCTCCGCTACGTATACTAAGAAACTAACCTTTGGGGGGGACCCCAAGATTATTGAAAGGGTTAAGAACAATGAACGTAAGGTTAGAAAAGACATAGATTCACTACTGAATGCTATttctgaaattgaaaaggaatCTGTTCGTATTCATGCCAGGGAACTACCTGCAATAACATTAGAATTAGATGCAAAAGTCAAAGCGTGCAGGGAGCTACAAAATGAGATTGATGGACTATCAACGGAGATGGACTTGAAGGATAATCAATGTGatcttcaaagaaagaatgtTGAGctatcatcaaaaaatatagtGTCTATGCATGCAGTAAAAGTACAAGAGTTCGAAAACGATTTAGAGGAAGAGCTATCGAATGCCAAAAGGGAGTGGACGTATAAATTAATGGAagtagaaaatttgaaaccTGACGAAAGGTTAACTGACGAAATGCGACAGCTTAAAACAGAATTCGAGGAGGTCAATAGGAAACTATTCATTCTAcagaatgaaaatgagaacGAGTGtaaaaactacaaaaaagaattggaCAAGAAATTCGAGATATTCAAGAAAGTTAAGAACGATGCTAGAATTGAATTAGATGGGGAGCAAGAAAGACTTTCGAAAGTTTTAAAAGACCTACAAGACACCCATGGTGAactgaaagaaaatattaagACGTGTAGAGATGAGTTTAacgattttgaaaaaaggaTTGGAGAGGCAGAAGTGAACTTCCATAGCATGGAACTTGCCGTTGTTCCTCTCAAAAAGAAGCTTGCTTCTACATCACAAGCATTGACGCAAGTGCAGGAGGAGAAGAAGCAAGTCGAAGGAGAAGCAaacaattggaagaagaagtacGTTAATGAACTAGAAAAGGTTCAACAGGAATTATACACACGACAAAATCTGGCCACttcaattgaagaaatcaaaggATACACCCGATGCTTTGCGTATGCCAATGAACGACAAATGCCTGATGAATTCCATATCAACTATGTGGATCGGTGCATTTGCGAGAATAGTGGAGAAAAACGGGTACAAGTATTTGATAGAGTAGTTCTCGAAGAAATCCATAAGGATCACAAACGCTTATATAACGAATGCATTCCGTTCCTGGAAAAATACATCAGCAAGTTAATTAACTGCAGCATTATAGTGGTTTCGCAGCAACCCACAGCACCAATGAAAAAGACTTTGCTAAAACAGTTAATTGAGCAGTACGGTGAGAATTATAAGATGACATTGAACATTTTGCATCTTGACGGAAGTATTAAACACAGTGACGTTGGATTAGATAACCCAACAGAAATTAGAGATCTGTCACAAGATGAAGAATGCATGAACATTTTAACTTTAGATACCAAGTTGggaaaagatgaagagtcccattcaatgaatatatatatcgGTAGTATGTCCACGGTACAGCTGAATAGAGAGCTTGATGATGCTCCCTCAGTCCTTTCGCATATTCTCACTAAAACAAAGCAGTGCTTTGTCTTCAAGATTAACGCTGGTGAAAACATCGAGAAGGCTCTAGCCTTAGCGGGAAAGctgaaaagaacaataacATTACCTCAGCTAGATTAA
- the CLN1 gene encoding cyclin CLN1 (G1 cyclin involved in regulation of the cell cycle; activates Cdc28p kinase to promote the G1 to S phase transition; late G1 specific expression depends on transcription factor complexes, MBF (Swi6p-Mbp1p) and SBF (Swi6p-Swi4p); CLN1 has a paralog, CLN2, that arose from the whole genome duplication; cell cycle arrest phenotype of the cln1 cln2 cln3 triple null mutant is complemented by any of human cyclins CCNA2, CCNB1, CCNC, CCND1, or CCNE1), whose product MNHSEVKTGLIVTAKQTYYPIELSNAELLTHYETIQEYHEEISQNVLVQSSKTKPDIKLIDQQPEMNPHQTREAIVTFLYQLSVMTRVSNGIFFHAVRFYDRYCSKRVVLKDQAKLVVGTCLWLAAKTWGGCNHIINNVSIPTGGRFYGPNPRARIPRLSELVHYCGGSDLFDESMFIQMERHILDTLNWDVYEPMINDYILNVDENCLIQYELYKNQLQNNNSNGKEWSCKRKSQSSDDSDATVEEHISSSPQSTGLDGDTTTMDEDEELNSKIKLINLKRFLIDLSCWQYNLLKFELYEICNGMFSIINKFTNQDQGPFLSMPIGNDINSNTQTQVFSIIINGIVNSPPSLVEVYKEQYGIVPFILQVKDYNLELQKKLQLASTIDLTRKIAVNSRYFDQNASSSSVSSPSTYSSGTNYTPMRNFSAQSDNSVFSTTNIDHSSPITPHMYTFNQFKNESACDSAISVSSLPNQTQNGNMPLSSNYQNMMLEERNKENRIPNSSSAEIPQRAKFMTTGIFQNTGELTNRASSISLSLRNHNSSQL is encoded by the coding sequence ATGAACCACTCAGAAGTGAAAACTGGGTTAATTGTCACTGCAAAGCAGACATATTACCCAATTGAATTGTCCAATGCAGAACTACTAACTCATTACGAAACCATACAGGAATATCACGAGGAAATCTCTCAAAATGTGCTGGTCCAATCTTCCAAGACAAAACCAGACATAAAATTGATCGATCAGCAACCGGAGATGAATCCTCATCAAACTAGAGAAGCCATAGTAACATTTTTGTATCAACTTTCAGTGATGACTAGAGTAAGTAATGGTATCTTCTTCCACGCTGTCAGGTTCTACGATCGCTATTGCTCTAAGAGAGTAGTGTTAAAGGACCAAGCTAAACTAGTTGTAGGCACCTGCCTTTGGTTAGCGGCCAAAACTTGGGGAGGGTGCAACCATATTATAAACAACGTCTCCATCCCCACAGGTGGTAGGTTTTATGGTCCCAATCCTAGAGCTCGTATTCCACGCCTTTCTGAATTGGTTCATTATTGCGGCGGGTCCGATTTATTCGATGAATCAATGTTCATTCAAATGGAAAGACATATCTTGGATACTCTGAACTGGGACGTTTATGAGCCCATGATTAATGACTACATTTTAAACGTTGACGAAAATTGTTTGATACAATATGAACTTTACAAAAACCAGTTACAAAATAACAATAGCAACGGCAAAGAATGGTCCTGTAAGAGAAAGTCACAATCTTCTGACGACAGTGATGCCACAGTGGAAGAACATATCAGTAGTTCACCGCAAAGTACTGGACTAGATGGCGATACAACTACCatggatgaagatgaagaactaaattccaaaattaaattgataaatttgaaaagattctTAATTGATCTGAGCTGTTGGCAATACAACTTGCTTAAATTCGAATTATACGAAATATGCAATGGTATGTTTTCTATAATAAACAAATTCACTAATCAAGATCAAGGCCCTTTTCTCTCTATGCCCATTGGTAATGATATAAACTCAAACACTCAAACGCAGGTATTCAGCATTATCATCAATGGCATAGTCAATTCTCCCCCATCTTTAGTCGAAGTTTATAAGGAGCAATATGGTATAGTACCTTTCATATTACAAGTAAAAGATTATAACTTGGAAttacaaaagaaactgCAACTGGCCTCTACAATAGACCTAACCAGAAAAATTGCTGTCAATTCTCGTTACTTTGACCAAAATgcctcttcatcatcagtttCTTCTCCAAGCACATATTCTTCGGGAACCAATTATACTCCAATGCGAAACTTCAGTGCACAATCAGACAACAGTGTTTTCAGTACTACCAACATTGACCATTCATCGCCGATCACCCCTCACATGTACACTTTTAATCAGTTTAAAAACGAAAGTGCTTGTGACAGTGCCATAAGCGTAAGCAGTCTACCTAATCAAACCCAAAATGGTAACATGCCATTATCAAGCAATTATCAGAATATGATGCTAGAAGAAAGGAATAAAGAGAATAGAATTCCCAACTCATCATCCGCTGAAATACCACAACGTGCCAAATTTATGACGACTGGTATATTCCAGAACACAGGAGAACTTACTAATAGAGCGTCTTCGATATCGCTATCGTTAAGGAACCACAATAGCTCTCAACTGTGA
- the ROT1 gene encoding Rot1p (Molecular chaperone involved in protein folding in ER; mutation causes defects in cell wall synthesis and lysis of autophagic bodies, suppresses tor2 mutations, and is synthetically lethal with kar2-1 and with rot2 mutations; involved in N-linked glycosylation and O-mannosylation; transmembrane helix Ser250 is essential for Rot1p to interact with other membrane components and exert its functional role, avoiding exposure of Ser H-bonding group at lipid-exposed surface), whose product MWSKKFTLKKLILGGYLFAQKVYCEDESNSIYGTWSSKSNQVFTGPGFYDPVDELLIEPSLPGLSYSFTEDGWYEEATYQVSGNPRNPTCPMASLIYQHGTYNISENGTLVLNPIEVDGRQLFSDPCNDDGVSTYSRYNQTETFKEYAVGIDPYHGIYTLQLYQYDGTPMQPLYLAYRPPMMLPTETLNPTSSATSTDDPSSNKKRSLRSLVRRSLENRHKTNAIKRQNTSFLTSNAIWYISAGMLGVGSLLFLAF is encoded by the coding sequence ATGTGGTCGAAAAAGTTTACATTAAAAAAGCTAATCTTAGGCGGGTATTTGTTTGCTCAAAAGGTCTATTGTGAAGACGAAAGTAACTCTATATACGGTACCTGGTCATCTAAATCAAATCAAGTGTTCACGGGACCGGGGTTTTATGATCCCGTAGATGAACTATTGATAGAACCTTCATTGCCCGGGCTTAGCTATTCGTTCACTGAAGATGGTTGGTACGAAGAAGCTACTTACCAGGTAAGTGGCAATCCTCGTAACCCAACTTGCCCCATGGCTTCGTTGATTTATCAGCATGGTACATATAACATTTCAGAAAACGGTACGTTAGTTCTGAATCCTATTGAAGTTGACGGTAGACAACTATTCAGCGACCCATGCAATGATGACGGAGTTTCGACTTATTCTAGATATAACCAAACAGAAACTTTCAAGGAATATGCCGTAGGTATAGATCCTTACCATGGTATTTACACCCTGCAATTGTACCAATATGATGGTACTCCAATGCAACCACTATATTTGGCTTATAGACCACCAATGATGCTTCCAACAGAAACTTTGAACCCAACATCGTCAGCGACCAGCACTGACGACCCATCCTctaataagaaaagatcacTGAGAAGTTTAGTGAGGAGGAGCCTGGAAAACAGACACAAGACGAATGCCATTAAAAGACAAAATACCTCATTTTTAACCTCCAATGCCatttggtatatttctGCGGGTATGCTAGGTGTAGgttcattattatttttagcATTTTAG
- the RAD14 gene encoding DNA repair protein RAD14 (Subunit of Nucleotide Excision Repair Factor 1 (NEF1); recognizes and binds damaged DNA during nucleotide excision repair (NER); also involved in regulation of transcription; contains zinc finger motif; homolog of human XPA protein): MTPEQKAKLEANRKLAIERLRKRGILSSDQLNRIESRNEPLKTRPLAVTSGSNRDDNAAAAVHVPNHNGQPSALANTNTNTTSLYGSGVVDGSKRDASVLDKRPTDRIRPSIRKQDYIEYDFATMQNLNGGYINPKDKLPNSDFTDDQEFESEFGSKKQKTLQDWKKEQLERKMLYENAPPPEHISKAPKCIECHINIEMDPVLHDVFKLQVCKQCSKEHPEKYALLTKTECKEDYFLTDPELNDEDLFHRLEKPNPHSGTFARMQLFVRCEVEAFAFKKWGGEEGLDEEWQRREEGKAHRREKKYEKKIKEMRLKTRAQEYTNRLREKKHGKAHIHHFSDPVDGGIDEDGYQIQRRRCTDCGLETEEIDI; encoded by the exons ATGACTCCCGAACAAAAGGCCAAACTA GAGGCTAACAGGAAATTAGCAATAGAACGGTTAAGAAAAAGGGGAATACTGAGTAGCGACCAATTGAATCGAATAGAAAGTAGGAATGAACCTTTAAAAACCCGGCCTCTCGCAGTTACTAGTGGCAGCAATCGGGATGATAATGCAGCAGCCGCAGTACATGTGCCAAATCATAATGGACAACCGTCTGCGCTTGCTAACACTAACACTAACACTACTTCACTTTATGGTAGCGGAGTAGTTGATGGAAGTAAAAGGGATGCGTCGGTACTCGACAAAAGGCCAACGGATAGAATCAGACCTAGCATAAGGAAACAAGATTACATTGAGTACGATTTTGCCACCATGCAGAACTTGAATGGTGGTTATATCAACCCTAAGGACAAGCTTCCAAATTCTGACTTTACCGATGACCAAGAATTTGAATCTGAGTTTGGATCTAAAAAGCAGAAGACACTACAGGACTGGAAAAAGGAACAACTTGAACGGAAAATGCTGTACGAAAATGCACCTCCTCCAGAGCATATTTCAAAGGCGCCGAAATGTATTGAATGTCATATTAATATTGAGATGGATCCTGTGCTACATGATGTGTTCAAGTTACAAGTTTGTAAACAGTGTTCTAAGGAGCATCCAGAAAAGTATGCACTACTGACGAAAACAGAATGTAAGGAAGATTACTTTTTAACAGACCCCGAATTGAATGATGAGGATCTCTTTCATAGACTAGAAAAGCCGAACCCTCATTCGGGGACATTTGCAAGAATGCAACTATTTGTTAGATGTGAAGTGGAAGCCTTTGCGTTCAAGAAATGGGGTGGAGAAGAAGGTTTAGATGAGGAATGGCAACGTCGTGAAGAAGGAAAGGCTCACAGAAGGGAGAAAAAAtacgaaaagaaaatcaagGAAATGCGACTGAAAACAAGAGCTCAAGAATATACTAATAGATTaagagaaaagaagcaTGGGAAAGCCCatattcatcattttaGTGATCCAGTTGATGGAGGTATTGATGAAGACGgttatcaaattcaaagaagaagatgtaCAGACTGCGGGCTAGaaactgaagaaattgacaTTTAA
- the ERG2 gene encoding C-8 sterol isomerase ERG2 (C-8 sterol isomerase; catalyzes isomerization of delta-8 double bond to delta-7 position at an intermediate step in ergosterol biosynthesis; transcriptionally down-regulated when ergosterol is in excess; mutation is functionally complemented by human EBP), whose protein sequence is MKFFPLLLLIGVVGYIMNVLFTTWLPTNYMFDPKTLNEICNSVISKHNAAEGLSTEDLLQDVRDALASHYGDEYINRYVKEEWVFNNAGGAMGQMIILHASVSEYLILFGTAVGTEGHTGVHFADDYFTILHGTQIAALPYATEAEVYTPGMTHHLKKGYAKQYSMPGGSFALELAQGWIPCMLPFGFLDTFSSTLDLYTLYRTVYLTARDMGKNLLQNKKF, encoded by the coding sequence ATGAAGTTTTTCCCACTCCTTTTGTTGATTGGTGTTGTAGGCTACATTATGAACGTATTGTTCACTACCTGGTTGCCAACCAATTACATGTTCGATCCAAAAACTTTGAACGAAATATGTAACTCGGTGATTAGCAAACACAACGCAGCAGAAGGTTTATCCACTGAAGACCTGTTACAGGATGTCAGAGACGCACTTGCCTCTCATTACGGGGACGAATACATCAACAGGTACGTCAAAGAAGAATGGGTCTTCAACAATGCTGGTGGTGCGATGGGCCAAATGATCATCCTACACGCTTCCGTATCCGAGTACTTAATTCTATTCGGAACCGCTGTTGGTACTGAAGGGCACACAGGTGTTCACTTTGCTGACGACTATTTTACCATCTTACATGGTACGCAAATCGCAGCATTGCCATATGCCACTGAAGCCGAAGTTTACACTCCTGGTATGACTCATCACTTGAAGAAGGGATACGCCAAGCAATACAGCATGCCAGGTGGTTCCTTTGCCCTTGAATTGGCTCAAGGCTGGATTCCATGTATGTTGCCATTCGGGTTTTTGGACACTTTCTCCAGTACTCTTGATTTATACACTCTATATAGAACTGTCTACCTGACTGCCAGGGACATGGGTAAGAACTTGttgcaaaacaaaaagttcTAA
- the TOM40 gene encoding TOM complex pore protein TOM40 (Component of the TOM (translocase of outer membrane) complex; responsible for recognition and initial import steps for all mitochondrially directed proteins; constitutes the core element of the protein conducting pore; pre-Tom40p is phosphorylated by PKA, which impairs its import into mitochondria under non-respiratory conditions), whose amino-acid sequence MSAPTPLAEASQIPTIPALSPLTAKQSKGNFFSSNPISSFVVDTYKQLHSHRQSLELVNPGTVENLNKEVSRDVFLSQYFFTGLRADLNKAFSMNPAFQTSHTFSIGSQALPKYAFSALFANDNLFAQGNIDNDLSVSGRLNYGWDKKNISKVNLQISDGQPTMCQLEQDYQASDFSVNVKTLNPSFSEKGEFTGVAVASFLQSVTPQLALGLETLYSRTDGSAPGDAGVSYLTRYVSKKQDWIFSGQLQANGALIASLWRKVAQNVEAGIETTLQAGMVPITDPLMGTPIGIQPTVEGSTTIGAKYEYRQSVYRGTLDSNGKVACFLERKVLPTLSVLFCGEIDHFKNDTKIGCGLQFETAGNQELLMLQQGLDADGNPLQALPQL is encoded by the coding sequence ATGTCTGCACCAACTCCATTAGCAGAGGCCTCTCAAATTCCCACTATCCCGGCCCTTTCTCCTTTGACTGCGAAGCAATCCAAGGGGAATTTCTTCTCCTCAAACCCAATATCTAGCTTTGTTGTGGATACGTACAAACAATTGCATTCTCACAGACAATCTTTGGAGCTGGTCAATCCCGGTACCGTGGAAAACCTGAATAAGGAAGTCTCCCGTGACGTGTTTTTGTCtcagtattttttcaccGGGCTAAGAGCTGATTTGAATAAGGCATTTTCCATGAATCCTGCTTTTCAAACCTCACACACTTTCTCTATAGGTTCCCAAGCATTGCCTAAGTACGCATTCTCCGCATTGTTTGCCAACGATAACCTATTTGCTCAAGGTAATATCGACAACGATTTATCTGTTTCCGGTAGATTAAACTATGGTTGGGATAAGAAAAACATTTCTAAGGTCAACCTACAGATATCAGATGGCCAACCAACAATGTGTCAGTTAGAACAAGACTATCAGGCTTCCGATTTTTCTGTGAACGTAAAGACATTGAACCCTTCGTTCTCTGAGAAGGGCGAATTCACAGGTGTTGCTGTTGCATCTTTTCTACAAAGTGTTACTCCTCAATTAGCTTTAGGTTTAGAAACTTTATACTCCAGAACTGACGGTAGCGCTCCAGGTGATGCTGGTGTTTCATACTTGACTCGTTATGTCTCCAAGAAGCAAGATTGGATTTTTTCGGGCCAATTGCAAGCCAACGGTGCTTTAATTGCATCGCTATGGAGAAAAGTAGCACAAAATGTCGAGGCAGGTATCGAAACTACATTACAAGCTGGTATGGTTCCTATTACTGATCCATTGATGGGCACTCCAATTGGTATTCAACCTACTGTCGAGGGTTCTACCACTATTGGTGCTAAGTATGAATACAGACAATCTGTATATCGTGGTACATTAGATTCCAATGGTAAGGTTGCATGTTTTctagaaagaaaagttctGCCAACTCTGTCCGTTTTATTTTGCGGTGAAATCGATCATTTCAAGAACGATACCAAGATTGGTTGCGGTCTACAATTTGAAACTGCTGGTAATCAAGAATTACTAATGTTACAACAAGGTTTAGACGCAGATGGTAACCCATTGCAAGCTCTTCCTCAATTGTGA